Within the Cytophagia bacterium CHB2 genome, the region CGTCACGGCTCTCGCCAATGAAATGAACGAACGGCCGATCGACAATCAGCTTTTCGTTATAGCGTCCCTCTTTGATGAAAATGACAAAGGGCCGGGCATTGTCTCTCGGCACGGCGCTGAGCGCGGCGCCAATCGTGGCGAAGCGCGGCGCGCCCTCCACCAGCGCGCCGGGCTTGCCGGAATATTTGACATCAACGATAGCATTTTGCGCAACGGCGTGATTCGCAGTTGCGCAGAGAAGCAGAATTAAAAACCGCAGCATGAGACAGGCGAACTCAATTTTTAAAATTCTCTGGCAGGATAACGTATCGGCAGAATGATTTATAGTGATTTGTCGACAAATCATAATGCCCAATACCTCTTGCCTCCGTGTTACTTCAGCAGCACGAGTTTCTGCGCGGCGGTAAAATCACCGGCGGAAATGCGCAGGTAATACACGCCGCTGGTCACTCCCTTCGCATGCCACACGAAATCAAAAGCGCCGGCCTCGTGCGGCTTGCCGTTCATCAACTCCGCGACTTCGTGACCCATGACGTCATAGATCTTCATGGTGACGCGGGCCCGTGCGGGCAAGTGATAACGAATCGTGGTGGAGGGATTGAACGGATTGGGATAATTTTGGAACAGGGCAAATTCCTTCGGAAGTTCCGACTCGCGTTCCTCGACCGAAACCGGCACCTTGAGTCTTCCGCCTTCATACGAAATCGAGCCGTTGGGGCCGAGCTTGAATGGAATGGTATTGTCGAACTCGCCTGCCATGAGCCGCAACACGCCGTTGATCACCGTTGCCTGTGACAGCACCACACCGGCTTCGTTGTTGATGGCCAGGCCATTCACCGTGTCCGGCATGAGCGTGCTGGTGACTTGCGCAACGGTTCCGTTCAAGATATAACTCGCTGCCTCGTTGAACGTGAGCGCCCCGGTGGACTGCACGGCGCCGGCAATACCACCGGCGTGTGCCGTTGCCAGAGTGGCGTTTTGGCTCAGGATAAAAGTGCCGTTGCCGCCGACGGCAGTCGTGTCCATGTTCAATGTTGTTGCGCTATCGACCTGAATCGGCAAGCCGCCGCCGCCATATGTCACATTCGAGAGCGTCAGGTTCTGAGTACCGCC harbors:
- a CDS encoding T9SS type A sorting domain-containing protein, giving the protein MSNATTQNSNPTPGNAKFVFTKDGGTQNLTLSNVTYGGGGLPIQVDSATTLNMDTTAVGGNGTFILSQNATLATAHAGGIAGAVQSTGALTFNEAASYILNGTVAQVTSTLMPDTVNGLAINNEAGVVLSQATVINGVLRLMAGEFDNTIPFKLGPNGSISYEGGRLKVPVSVEERESELPKEFALFQNYPNPFNPSTTIRYHLPARARVTMKIYDVMGHEVAELMNGKPHEAGAFDFVWHAKGVTSGVYYLRISAGDFTAAQKLVLLK